The Desmodus rotundus isolate HL8 chromosome 3, HLdesRot8A.1, whole genome shotgun sequence genome includes a region encoding these proteins:
- the LOC112318587 gene encoding olfactory receptor 8S1 isoform X1 yields the protein MSSSALSASGFSIFRHGCTTLWMYYSPDESRNQGTDLYQQEFSNSALIPNSPTAIQTYASFGPWDFKRSFFYSVSCCSTRRGFSQFTSDIPKDMLKAMRNHSVVSEFVLLGLSSDLQIQALLFVLFLAVYLLTLMGNLMLLLLIRVDSHLHIPMYFFLGHLSFLDLCHSSVTVPKLLENLLSEKKTISVEGCLAQVFFVFATGGTESCLLAVMAYDRYVAISSPLLYGQVMNRRRCVGLAWGSWSLAFLDALINILVALSLDFCEAHKIHHFSCELSSLYPLSCSDVTASFTALLCSTVLHFFGNFLLIVLSYVRILSTILSISSTTGRSKAFSTCFSHLTAVVFFYGSGFLRYLMPNSESTRELIFSLQYSVVTPMLNPLIYSLKNKEVKAALKRMLRKCS from the exons ATGTCCTCCAGTGCCCTTTCTGCCTCTGGTTTCAG CATCTTCCGCCACGGATGTACAACTCTCTGGATGTACTATTCTCCGGATGAATCCAG aaATCAAGGCACAGATCTATATCAGCAGGAATTTTCAAACTCTGCCTTAATACCAAATTCTCCCACTGCCATTCAAACTTACGCATCTTTTGGGCCATGGGATTTCAAAAggtctttcttttattctgttagCTGTTGCTCAACAAG gagaggcttCAGCCAATTTACTTCTGACATTCCAAAGGACATGTTGAAGGCAATGAGGAACCACAGCGTCGTCTCTGAGTTCGTCCTCTTGGGGCTGTCTTCTGACCTCCAGATCCAAGCTCTGCTCTTTGTGCTCTTCCTTGCTGTTTACCTCCTGACCCTGATGGGGAacctgatgctgctgctgctgatcaGGGTTGATTCGCACCTTCACATCCCCATGTACTTTTTCCTGGGACATCTGTCCTTCCTGGATCTCTGCCATTCCTCTGTCACTGTGCCCAAGCTGTTGGAGAACCTCCTGTCTGAGAAGAAAACTATCTCAGTGGAGGGCTGCCTGGCTCAGGTGTTCTTTGTGTTTGCCACAGGGGGCACTGAGTCCTGCCTACTCgctgtgatggcctatgaccgctatgttGCCATTAGCTCTCCCCTGCTCTATGGCCAGGTGATGAACAGACGGCGGTGTGTGGGGCTGGCTTGGGGCTCATGGAGCTTGGCTTTTCTGGATGCTCTCATCAATATCCTCGTAGCTCTCAGTTTAGACTTCTGTGAGGCTCACAAAATCCACCACTTCTCCTGTGAGCTGTCCTCCCTCTACCCTTTGTCCTGCTCTGACGTGACAGCAAGCTTTACTGCCCTGCTCTGCTCTACCGTCCTGCATTTCTTTGGAAATTTTCTCCTGATCGTTTTGTCCTATGTTCGCATTTTGTCCACCATCCTGAGCATCAGCTCTACCACAGGCAGAAGCAAGGCCTTCTCTACCTGCTTCTCCCACCTCACAGCAGTGGTCTTCTTTTATGGCTCAGGATTTCTCCGCTATCTCATGCCAAATTCAGAATCCACTCGAGAGTTAATCTTCTCCTTGCAGTACAGTGTGGTCACCCCCATGCTGAATCCTCTCATCTACAGCCTGAAGAACAAGGAGGTGAAGGCAGCTCTGAAAAGGATGTTGAGAAAATGTTCCTAG
- the LOC112318587 gene encoding olfactory receptor 8S1 isoform X2, producing the protein MYYSPDESRNQGTDLYQQEFSNSALIPNSPTAIQTYASFGPWDFKRSFFYSVSCCSTRRGFSQFTSDIPKDMLKAMRNHSVVSEFVLLGLSSDLQIQALLFVLFLAVYLLTLMGNLMLLLLIRVDSHLHIPMYFFLGHLSFLDLCHSSVTVPKLLENLLSEKKTISVEGCLAQVFFVFATGGTESCLLAVMAYDRYVAISSPLLYGQVMNRRRCVGLAWGSWSLAFLDALINILVALSLDFCEAHKIHHFSCELSSLYPLSCSDVTASFTALLCSTVLHFFGNFLLIVLSYVRILSTILSISSTTGRSKAFSTCFSHLTAVVFFYGSGFLRYLMPNSESTRELIFSLQYSVVTPMLNPLIYSLKNKEVKAALKRMLRKCS; encoded by the exons ATGTACTATTCTCCGGATGAATCCAG aaATCAAGGCACAGATCTATATCAGCAGGAATTTTCAAACTCTGCCTTAATACCAAATTCTCCCACTGCCATTCAAACTTACGCATCTTTTGGGCCATGGGATTTCAAAAggtctttcttttattctgttagCTGTTGCTCAACAAG gagaggcttCAGCCAATTTACTTCTGACATTCCAAAGGACATGTTGAAGGCAATGAGGAACCACAGCGTCGTCTCTGAGTTCGTCCTCTTGGGGCTGTCTTCTGACCTCCAGATCCAAGCTCTGCTCTTTGTGCTCTTCCTTGCTGTTTACCTCCTGACCCTGATGGGGAacctgatgctgctgctgctgatcaGGGTTGATTCGCACCTTCACATCCCCATGTACTTTTTCCTGGGACATCTGTCCTTCCTGGATCTCTGCCATTCCTCTGTCACTGTGCCCAAGCTGTTGGAGAACCTCCTGTCTGAGAAGAAAACTATCTCAGTGGAGGGCTGCCTGGCTCAGGTGTTCTTTGTGTTTGCCACAGGGGGCACTGAGTCCTGCCTACTCgctgtgatggcctatgaccgctatgttGCCATTAGCTCTCCCCTGCTCTATGGCCAGGTGATGAACAGACGGCGGTGTGTGGGGCTGGCTTGGGGCTCATGGAGCTTGGCTTTTCTGGATGCTCTCATCAATATCCTCGTAGCTCTCAGTTTAGACTTCTGTGAGGCTCACAAAATCCACCACTTCTCCTGTGAGCTGTCCTCCCTCTACCCTTTGTCCTGCTCTGACGTGACAGCAAGCTTTACTGCCCTGCTCTGCTCTACCGTCCTGCATTTCTTTGGAAATTTTCTCCTGATCGTTTTGTCCTATGTTCGCATTTTGTCCACCATCCTGAGCATCAGCTCTACCACAGGCAGAAGCAAGGCCTTCTCTACCTGCTTCTCCCACCTCACAGCAGTGGTCTTCTTTTATGGCTCAGGATTTCTCCGCTATCTCATGCCAAATTCAGAATCCACTCGAGAGTTAATCTTCTCCTTGCAGTACAGTGTGGTCACCCCCATGCTGAATCCTCTCATCTACAGCCTGAAGAACAAGGAGGTGAAGGCAGCTCTGAAAAGGATGTTGAGAAAATGTTCCTAG
- the LOC112318587 gene encoding olfactory receptor 8S1 isoform X3, with translation MLKAMRNHSVVSEFVLLGLSSDLQIQALLFVLFLAVYLLTLMGNLMLLLLIRVDSHLHIPMYFFLGHLSFLDLCHSSVTVPKLLENLLSEKKTISVEGCLAQVFFVFATGGTESCLLAVMAYDRYVAISSPLLYGQVMNRRRCVGLAWGSWSLAFLDALINILVALSLDFCEAHKIHHFSCELSSLYPLSCSDVTASFTALLCSTVLHFFGNFLLIVLSYVRILSTILSISSTTGRSKAFSTCFSHLTAVVFFYGSGFLRYLMPNSESTRELIFSLQYSVVTPMLNPLIYSLKNKEVKAALKRMLRKCS, from the coding sequence ATGTTGAAGGCAATGAGGAACCACAGCGTCGTCTCTGAGTTCGTCCTCTTGGGGCTGTCTTCTGACCTCCAGATCCAAGCTCTGCTCTTTGTGCTCTTCCTTGCTGTTTACCTCCTGACCCTGATGGGGAacctgatgctgctgctgctgatcaGGGTTGATTCGCACCTTCACATCCCCATGTACTTTTTCCTGGGACATCTGTCCTTCCTGGATCTCTGCCATTCCTCTGTCACTGTGCCCAAGCTGTTGGAGAACCTCCTGTCTGAGAAGAAAACTATCTCAGTGGAGGGCTGCCTGGCTCAGGTGTTCTTTGTGTTTGCCACAGGGGGCACTGAGTCCTGCCTACTCgctgtgatggcctatgaccgctatgttGCCATTAGCTCTCCCCTGCTCTATGGCCAGGTGATGAACAGACGGCGGTGTGTGGGGCTGGCTTGGGGCTCATGGAGCTTGGCTTTTCTGGATGCTCTCATCAATATCCTCGTAGCTCTCAGTTTAGACTTCTGTGAGGCTCACAAAATCCACCACTTCTCCTGTGAGCTGTCCTCCCTCTACCCTTTGTCCTGCTCTGACGTGACAGCAAGCTTTACTGCCCTGCTCTGCTCTACCGTCCTGCATTTCTTTGGAAATTTTCTCCTGATCGTTTTGTCCTATGTTCGCATTTTGTCCACCATCCTGAGCATCAGCTCTACCACAGGCAGAAGCAAGGCCTTCTCTACCTGCTTCTCCCACCTCACAGCAGTGGTCTTCTTTTATGGCTCAGGATTTCTCCGCTATCTCATGCCAAATTCAGAATCCACTCGAGAGTTAATCTTCTCCTTGCAGTACAGTGTGGTCACCCCCATGCTGAATCCTCTCATCTACAGCCTGAAGAACAAGGAGGTGAAGGCAGCTCTGAAAAGGATGTTGAGAAAATGTTCCTAG